One window from the genome of Oryza glaberrima chromosome 3, OglaRS2, whole genome shotgun sequence encodes:
- the LOC127768121 gene encoding purine permease 3-like, translating into MATITAASPRPSAAPAAMEETSKAMPTSEWPAASGGNASPPARSRPSLLVIFSACLVLLGAGGPLLLRVYFVHGGTRLWLSATLQISGWPLLLPPLCVSLYRGRRHGIGNLLLPRRLVGAAAVLGGLYAVSCFVYALGSQALPLSTSSLLLATQLAFTAVFAFLFVGLRFTPFSANAVVLLTIGPAVLGVGPSSGKPAGESSRAYWTGFCEAIGAAALAGLVIPLVEVATARYGRRTGPAARVPPPYATVMQMQAVMGAAGTAVCVLGMAIKGDFQAVAREAAAFGLGAANYYLVLAWDAVSWQLLNLGIMGLITCASSLLAGIMIAVLLPLSQVLAVIFLHEKFDGTKGIALVLSLWGFASYLYGEKAQKKEEAQKMREREQEVALAQKTADVESAAP; encoded by the coding sequence ATGGCCACCATTACTGCTGCTAGTCCCAGACCCAGTGCTGCTCCTGCAGCCATGGAAGAGACCAGCAAGGCGATGCCTACTAGCGAGTGGCCTGCCGCCAGCGGCGGCAatgcgtcgccgccggcgaggtcccgGCCGTCGCTGCTGGTCATATTCAGCGCGtgcctcgtcctcctcggcgccggcgggccgctcctcctccgcgtctACTTCGTGCACGGCGGGACCCGGCTGTGGCTGTCCGCCACGCTCCAGATCTCCGGctggccgctgctgctgccgccgctgtgCGTGTCGCTCTACCGCGGCCGCAGGCACGGGATCGgcaacctcctcctcccgcggcgcctcgtcggcgccgccgccgtgctcggcgGGCTGTACGCCGTGTCGTGCTTCGTGTACGCGCTGGGGTCGCAGGCGCTGCCGCTGTCCacgtcgtcgctgctgctggCGACGCAGCTGGCCTTCACCGCCGTGTTCGCGTTCCTCTTCGTGGGCCTCCGGTTCACGCCGTTCTCGGCCAACGCCGTCGTGCTGCTCACCATCGGCCCGGCGGTGCTGGGCGTCGGGCCGTCGTCGGGGAAGCCGGCGGGGGAGTCCTCCAGGGCGTACTGGACGGGGTTCTGCGAGGccatcggcgcggcggcgctcgccgggcTGGTGATCCCGCTCGTCGAGGTCGCCACGGCGAGGTACGGGCGCCGCACGGGGCCCGCGGCGAGGGTGCCACCCCCCTACGCGACGGTGATGCAGATGCAGGCGGTGATGGGCGCGGCGGGCACGGCGGTGTGCGTGCTCGGCATGGCGATCAAGGGCGACTtccaggcggtggcgcgggaaGCGGCGGCGTTCGGGCTCGGCGCGGCCAACTACTACCTCGTCCTCGCCTGGGACGCCGTGTCGTGGCAGCTGCTCAACCTGGGCATCATGGGGCTCATCACCTGCGCGTCGTCGCTGCTCGCCGGCATCATGATCGCCGTGCTCCTGCCGCTCTCGCAGGTCCTCGCCGTCATCTTCCTCCACGAGAAGTTCGACGGGACGAAGGGCATCGCGCTCGTGCTCTCGCTCTGGGGATTCGCCTCCTACCTCTACGGCGAGAAGGCGcagaagaaggaggaggcgcaGAAGATGCGCGAGCGCGAGCAGGAGGTGGCGCTGGCACAGAAGACCGCAGACGTGGAGTCGGCGGCGCCTTAG